Below is a genomic region from Brassica oleracea var. oleracea cultivar TO1000 chromosome C9, BOL, whole genome shotgun sequence.
GTACCAATGTTGCCTTCTAGCTCTGCTGTTGGACTCTCAAAAATTGATGGGAATGGGCATATTTCCATATAGCTCTAGCATATGGTCACTAAAAAACACATGGCTGTTCTTTCTTTAGAGAAACAACAACACTTTTTGCGTACAACATAAGTTTTGATACATCTCTAATCTCGTTGTTGTTGAAAGAGCTTCATATAAACTTACTAACAATTACCACACCAAAATTCACATAACAATAACAACAAAATATAACACGAGATAATTATTAAGATGAACCCCATTAAAAATTAAAACCAAACATAGTCACATCCACATCCACATGATTTTTGTTTTTTCACATTTTAAGTTTCCACAACTTACAAATCATAACTTTGTTTCCCAGTAAACTTAACTTCAATGGGACTAACATTTTTCCCAATAGATCTCATGTTCTGACCGACACCTTCTCTTCCCGCATTCGCCTTCTCCGGATAAACCCCATCTTTAGGATGAAGATACTGAACCTCGCCGTTAGGGAACACCCTGTAGAACTGGTAGTTAATCTTGTACTTGGACCTGAGCCTCGTCCCCAACGCCAAGCACTGCTCTTTCCTCGCCAGCTTCAGCAAGTTCGGTCCTTCCCTCATGATCGCCGCGCCTCCCGTCGGCATCTCGAAGATCTGCTCCTTCGGCGAGTTCCACGTGATGACGTAGAACTCCTCCACCTGGGCCTTGCGGAGAAGACCCCCCGTGCTTCCCGCGAAGATCGGAGACGGCGTGTTCGGGTCCAGCTGCGGCGGCGTGAATCCCACCGGAGCTTCTTCTTTCACGGCGGCGGCCGGGGCGGCAGCGGCGGAGTCTGTTTTCTCGGCGCGGATTGCGGTTTTGGGGAAGGAGAGGGATCTTGGACGGTGGGATGTTGTGAAAAGGTGGAGTTTTTTTACGCCGGAGGTAGCGGCGGTTGTTACGGCGGAGCTAAAGAGACCCGAGGCTTGAGCTGCCATGTTTTTTTTTTGTGTTTGTTTGTTTTTTCTCTGTAACGAGCTAATTGCTCTTACAAATGTATTTAATGAGAAACAGGATAATGTTCTGTAATGAGAGGGTAGAGTTGGTTCGATTGAGTGGATAAGGTAACCAATAGGATTCAAGCATTAGATTTTTCTCTTACCCATCCTCTTCTGATCCTATCTGACGTCGTTTTGAGTTCTTTCATTTTTTAACGGATATCAAGCAAATGTTTTGGGCTTCTTAGGCTCATTTAATTGAACACTTTGGGCTTTAGTAAGAAAATTGGTTGGTTTAACCAGAATTTTAATTCATGATGACGTTTCATAGCCATTGGCCCATTGTAATCAATAGAATATGGATTTCAATTGGGCACCCATTCACCCACCAATCTTTCGTAACCATTGTAATGAATAGAATATATAGATGATAGTATTCTTTTAACTTATAATTTTTTTCAACACTGAAAATTCATTATCATATCATTAAGATACATTTGTGGGATGTTCGTTCACGTATTTAAAAATTTTGGTTCGGTTTCGGTATGTTTTTCTTTGGTTATCGGTTTAATTCGGATAACAAAATTAGGAACCGGCTAATATCCAAGATTATTCCGGATCTCATTCGGTTCTGATTCGATTCCGGTTCGGTTATGGTTTTTGGTTGATTCAGATTAAACGTCAAAAATCTAGGTTTTTTGGATTAAGGCGCCCAGATAAAGACTAATACTTTTACATGAAGATGAACAAAATACATATATGTCTGCAGTGTGTCTCAAAACATTTTTGATCCCACATGCACTCATACTTCACATGTAGATTTTTGTAAATATGCTTTTTTATCATAGTACATGTCATAAATCCAAATATAAAACATTCTCATGGTGACCCAAAAGAAAAAAACAAAACATTATTATAAAACGAAAGAAATAAAGTTGATATAGAGAATAAAACTATAACAATTCATAAATGTACATTTATTTAATGCAATGTCTCTCCATTTATGTCTTAGCTTGGCCCATGCCTTTACTAATTTTGACCATCAATTCCAAATTGCTTTACACTCTTTGCACATTACCTAACTTTTTATAGTTCTGTCCCTTGGGGTCCTAATTTAAACCAAACATATCTATCTCACTCTGTCGAGTAATTCTCTTTGGATATAATTTCTTGTTTATCAGTTTATGATTCGTTAATTTATAGAATTATGGGTCAGCGGTTTAGTTCGAGCCACTATTACTATGGTATTTTTTGTTCTGTTCGATAAGACACAATCAGTGGCCTTCTTTTCGTGAAAGTGGCCGATTGTCCGGCAAATCTTTCAAGAAGTTTTTTGTTTTGTTAATTTTGACAACGTCCTTTCAAGAAGTTATGCATGAACATCCCATAGTACTTCAACTCGATTTTTATTTTGATTTTGTTTCAATTTGGTTAAGTTCCTTTTTAATATGATCTTGTTTTGCGTAGACCTTACAAGTTCACTATTAAAGACACTTACGAATCAAACTTTTGGAATAAATCGAATACTAATTCAAAACGGACCTACAGATAAATTATCCATCCCTAATAGGTAAGCAATGATAAAAACCATACTACATATAGTTAAGATTAAACAAATAAAACAATATGGTATCCTTTCATATTTCATATCCAAGGAGAATCTAAATAGATATGATTATGTCTTGATAAGTTGGATGTTTGATGTCCAAAGAAAAGAGAACAAAACCTAGTCATCAAGATCATGTGTTCTAAAGTGGATATTGTCTCTCTGCCACACCAAAAAAAAAAAACTTTTCAAAGGCATGCAAGTCACGACAACCAAAATCACACACATACAAAAAACAAATTAATCTCTAGAAAAGTGGGAGTTTTTTTTTGACATGACAACTGCATGGGTCTTTGGCTCTTTGTTATGCTAAACCCCAGTATACATCACTTCCTATGTTTTTTCTGCAAAATCACACTTACATTACGGGGACACACACACACACACACACATATCACATATATATATTTATATAATTAATTAAGATTTACATAAAATAAATATAAATACGACCTTATGATCAACAAATCATTGAGATGCCAAAACTTATATGTTTTAAAAATAATTGAACAAAACAAAGAGCATATTATTAAAATTCTATGAAAATTCTTTAACAATAAAAAATATATTATTAAAATTCTTTTGGCCAAATCCTTAGAGCATGTTTATTGATGAAACTATACTTTGGGTTCTTAATGAATTTTAAAGTAATTAAGTTAAGTTGGGGTCAATGCGAAAATAACCGAAACTATGAGGACCGGATGTGCAAAATAGCCAAAAGTGGCCATTGGTGTTTCACGAGTTTCTAGGACGCGACGACGAGCTTGATTCCTACGACGAGCAGCACGACGGAGATGAACTGACGACGCCGGACGAATTTGGTTTCAGGGACTGTGCGGCGGAGGAGAGCTGAGGCGTTCGGGATTAATGATTTGGAGCATCGGTGATGCGTAGCGCACCGGGCAAAACAGACATGCATGGCTTGATCATGGAAAGCAGTAATGATATATGTTCATTGTTTGACTCATATCTTCCAACAAACGAGTCCTCTTCGCATGAAATCACTTGGAGAATGTTCTCAACTCAATTACGGAGCTCCTCGAAGAAGAATCAGATTAAACGGAGTTCAGATGTGGGAGTTATGCAATTTGCAAATCAGGAGACCTTCAGTTCTCGCGAATTTGGGCCGTATGGATCGTCCTGCTCACATCTTGATCCTTACCGCGAATGAACTACTTGGTTCAGATGAACCTGGACGTTAGCCGAAGAGTCTCTTTGACCAGATCTGAGATCCAAGAGTTTTAATACATTGTCTTTAAATTTCTCATCTAGATTCAATTTACTAAGTTTGTCTTTAATACATTCTTAAGTCTTTTTCTATTCCTAAAGTAGTATAAATATGTAAACACTTCTCATAATAAAATCAGTCTAAGTTTGAGTTTATTTTTGTTTTTCTTATTTTCTCTGAGTGAGAGAGAGAGAGTTTTTTAGCTAGTTCATTGGTGTGAATCGGCTTGTTTATTTGGTGGTCAGCCAATTCATCTTTGTGTGTTGTTTGGTGGTTAGCCAACACATTCATTCATTCTTGGGTGGTTAGCCTTAGATCGTGGGTATATCAAGAGCCATTCCGCATCTCTTGACGATCCTTTCAATCCATATCAGTTCCAGAAGTGCCGTTTGCCTTCTCGGATCATATCCAACACCCAGCTAAAGTGATCCTTCTCGATTTAGGGCGTATCAATCGGAGAGGGGAGAAACGACCATGGTCTCCAATCTCAAGATGCAGAGCAGCTTCATGGCCTGGACAAGAGAAGCGGACTCACGGCATGGAACGAGCAGAGGGTTAGGTGGTGTTGCGGCTTGAGCGAGAGGAGGAGAATTGCCTTTAGAGAAAGGACCTATAGTATTGTGACACATCCCTGCTAAGAACCGTCCCTTCCTTCTCCTAATTAAGATACACGTCTTGGTTTAATACCTTTTTTAAAAATTTTAATGGCCAAATAACCTAAGCAACGCATTTAAGATCCCGCGATAACCGTGCTGTTAGTGACCTAATGGTTAGGAGTGTCCGCGTTTTCAATATGCACACGGTTCAAACCTAGAGTTGACGAAAGAAAATGAATGACTTAAAGAATCATAGAGAGTCTACACGATATATGTCGATGTTCATATACGGATTTCATCTTGAATAAGACGTTGTTTTCCGGAGCATTCATATCTATAGAAAATGGAGGCTAGTAACTACTCCAAGGTTTGACTTGTACATGGTTTAATTTTAAAAAAAATTTATTCTCCTTCTCCACATATCCATATATACAAGAATCAATAGATTCATGAATCGACTATCCATTGATTACATAATTAAAATACCGCCGGCATGGATCGATATTGATATAAGGTTATAAAACTTTTTGAAACAAGATTTTGTCTATGTGAGTTTGGAGATGATCACCACATGAAGCAGAATAGTAAAAAGCTTTAGCAACATCGAGAAACGTGATGCTGACATCACGGAATGTGTCAACCTCCAACAATACTAACTCAACCATTTGCTCCATCTCATTCTCCATTCTCTTTACTGTCTTCTCTTTCTTATCGTTTCTCATTGTCTGCAGTAAGACATATACATTTTTGTTAGAGGTATGATCTGGTGACTAGACTCGAAGTAGTTGTAACATCGAATGGAACAATAATTATCGATTATTTGCAGGCCTGGTCCACAACACATGCTAAAGAAGTTATGGACTTGGACATCAGATTTAGAGATGAATTATGGAGGATATTTTGAGGTTTATTTTTATATCAACACAAAACATATTAAAATGAATTAGTTTTTCCTTATGACGCGACTTCTGGCATTAGAGAGACCAGTCATGATTAATGTTTTTGTAATTTATATGACCAAAAAAATTACTAACCTTTAGGTATTGGGCAATAAGATTGATTCGGTTGATGATTTCTGAGAGACGACCAAAGCGAGGATGAGTGAAGAAGTTAGTTAGATCATTGTTCTTCATTAGAATTATCATCTTCACCAGGAGCTCTCCATGTCCTTCATTTCCGTCTAATTTCCATTTCTCCAGCCAACCTCCCCACTATAAAAAACATTAATAAACATACTCATACAAGTATATAGAAAGATGTACACCTTCTACGTGTTTCGAACTTTTTATTATTTTTAATATTTTAAAAGCACCATGAAATTGCAGCTACACAAGTTTAGCAAAAATATTATCCGAAACCCTAATTTTATAAACAATATTCCCGACAAGAGCAAAAACAAGAAATCAATTCGTTCCAAACTTTTAATATTCAACACATCAGCTAACTGTTTATTATTTACTAAAAAAAATAACGCTCTATATTCAAATCTGTTTTCTTATAATTACCGTTGTAACTTATTTTATAGTATATGTTATCTACGTATTTATTTGTTAAATATTCATAAGCAAAGAAAATATAAACGTTAGAGGAAGAAAAAAATAAGAAAGAAACGTACCGATTGATAGAGAAGACTGATAACGTCACGACCATGAGACATGTAATGATCAAACGATATCTGATTCAAAGTTCTGATTAAGATTCCGACAAGCCCACTCGCCTGAACCGACCTTGGTCGGTCCAATCTTATACTCCTAATTTTCATATCCACCATACATTATTATAGTATAGACAAATTAGTCAATCAACTGATACTACTAGAGCTTTCCTTTCATTTTGACTTTGTTTACGTACGAAAATCAAATATATAAAATTAAAAACACACACGTATATAAATCCAGCTTTTACTTTGTACGTATGGGAACTTCCATTTTTCACAGCCTCCAGATTTTTATTATAACGTCACCAAATCTGGTTTTTATTGGAAGAGAGTTGTTCTCTTATCTTAACCAATACAAAAATATACTTTCGGACAGAACTATACTGGCATCGATACGCCGTATAAAATGAAAGTTTTGTCTGCACATCATCTTTTCGATGAAGCTGACAGTTTTTTTTTTTTATCTCAGGTTTAAAAAAGAAGATATTAGGTCAAATGAATTTATCCTTCATATTTAATTAAATGGAGACAGCTTGGTGTTTTCTGCCAGGAAACAAACAGTGCTTTCGCAAAATAAACAAATAGCAGAAACCAATAAACAGCCGTTCAATTAGAGCATGATTAAACCCGGAGTTCTTTTGGAGTTCTTATCGGAAGTTAAAAAACTATTTCTTAACTTTTAACTAAAAAGCTAAGAACCGATTCTTAATTAAAAACTAAGAAACAGTTTCTTAACTTCCGATAAAAACTTCGTCCTAAGAACCCGGGTTAATCATGCTCTTAGGGTTAAACGTAAAACCAATAGGTGGGACCTAAACAATAGATTTATAGATTTAAATGCTAGGAGCTTGCGAGTTAGTAGATGGACAAAATAATTGATGGAAGGGTTGCAAAGGCAAAATCCGTAAAACCAATAGGTGGGACATAAATCAAATTTACATTGCTACAAAACTGGCCTTACCAAACTCTTTATTTTAACTCAAAAAATTACAAGATAATTATTCTAAAATAGCATAAATTTTAGATAAAGACTCATGATAAATTGTTAAAAAATAAGACTCATGATAAATTTAAATTTCTAAGATATCAACAATATTACGTTAATATTGATGTTTTAAATATTTTTAACTAAATTAAAAACTGTTGATTTTCGTTTCTTTATAGAATTTAAAAATATTACGTTAATATTGATATTTTAAGTTATTTTTAACTAAATTAAAAACTTTTGATTTTAGTTTCTTTATTTGATTAAAAATTCCTTTAAAAAGTATTTTAGTTATTTTGATAATCAAATTATGGTAGCGGTACGTGTGATATTTTACTCTTTGTAACCAAAACTTTGTTTGGTGTTATTTTCCATAATTTTCCCCACTTTAATTTATGTATCAGAAAACATAAGAGTAATTTACCTGTTATTGAAGTGATGATCACTTTGTCGAGCATTGGCAATATAGTTACGAAATTGATCGAAGAAGCTCCTTCTTGAGTCATAGGATTCACCGAAAGAGGAAAAAATGGCTTTAACCAATACACTTGATTTAGCCCAAACCATTCTCTCATGTGACCTCTCTGCCTCAAAGATAGTCGCAGCCGCTAGGTAATAGCACTCTAGAAGCTCGCTTCTACTCACACCCCACTCACTTAACCAATTTTCTTCATACCACCTGCGTACAAATTAACTTTAAAATTAGTTCTTATATAGAGAAAAAAATATAAACTTAAGATACGGTTTAACTGGAACCAAAGTTTTTCTTTCCAGACACTAAGAAAATAAATAAATATATATATATACACTATTCCAGTTTGAGATAAATAATTGGTTTATTGATCAAAAAAGATAAATAATTGGTTTCATAATTTATTAACCGAATACTTAGTAAAACATAGTGTTTTATTTTTGTTTTTAAAAATACAAAAAGAAGAAAGTAATTAAAGCATCGATAAACTTGCTAGTACTAAATAAAAGCTGTGACTTTGTCATGAAAAAGGTTGTGATTTTGCTCATATGAAATAAATAAAAACACCATTTAGCTAATTCTTTTAGAAATGTTATAAGAAAATAATACTTGTTTGTTTTTCGGAAATATCACAAAGTTTTTATTAGATCTCCCTAAACCACTTGCATAAAAGTTTCCTAAAAGTTTAGAAAAAAACTCACAACAATTAAAAGCCATGATTATTGAAAAAAATGAAGAGTGGAGATGATATTACTTTTGGAAAGTGTCCCATTCGAGTTGATGCAGAGCTTGGCAGTTGTTGTAGTCTTGTTTTGCTAATTCAAGATATTCATTATTGTTCACATATGGCATCCTACATCGTCCACCAACATTATTAGTTTACCAATTAACTTTATAATTAAAACACTTGCAATTGCAAAAAAAAGGTGTTACAACTACCCGCAGTTCTTGTTAAACGTAGAAAAAACACTCCACATTCGATTCGGTTCAAGTTAGGTATTTACAATTGATTTGATTCATCCAGATTAAAATCACCTATGTATTTTACCAAACTAAATGACCATATAACATGCATGGTCAGCTCATGCATGCATTATAACAACTAGTGCAATGCATTTGTTTTGCATTCATTGGACAATGCAACATAAAAAATAAATATGAAGAATAAAAAGTACCTATAAAGGGTCTTGCCAATCCAAACGTCGTTTTCTCCACCATACTGCTCAATATAGAATCTGGTCTCAACTCGAGGCAAGCTTGCATACCATGGAATCTCCAACGCGAACCCAATCTAACATGCAAAATAAAAAACAAAAATAAGCAAAAAAGAGCCAAACACGCTTTGTCGTTTTCCTTCTCCATCAGATGACCCTAAAATGGCATTGAGTGCGTAAGTGCAGATGTAATGTTTTTTGGAACCAATTGTAATTTGTGTGTTTCTGGTCTTATTGTACATGTAACGTACCTCGCCAGGTAAGTCTTTCATTATAATCCACTTATCAAGCAACTCCCCTTTCTCTTGTTTATGTTGTAGATACTTGGACGAAAATTCTTGGGCGTTTTTCAATATCTCTTCCCTTGGAAACGCTAATTGCGATGCCCGGTATAGATTGAACATACCAGTCACCGCCTGGTTTGATTGGCCCGCGAAGCAGAAAAACTCTCCTTCTTTCTCAAAGACCTTGAACACATCTAAAATTGAACTAGATGTTATACTTTTAACTTGGTTAAAATTGTTTAAATATATTACCAAAAAACAAAGTTTATTTTTTACCTGCGGAAACTTTGTATCCATTAAGTCTTAAGAGCCTAAATGCCATGGCTGTGTCGTCGATATCTTGTACATGAGAACATCTAGCCCAACATATGCCTTTGTCTGTCCAATATCTGATATTTATCATCATCATCATTAGAGTAAAACTACTTTGGTATATACAAATGAAGTTAATATTAAAATAACGTTTTTCTAACCTGTGAACATAGTCAAGACACTCTTTAATCTCTTCTTCGAAGTATCTCGATATCCCTAACCGTTGTAGCCGATCCACGATCCATATATGCTCGAAAAGATCCACAGGAAATACATTGGGAACTGAAAATATAATTATAAAAGTTTATTTAGTGAAAAGTAGATGTTATACGTTGCCATATATGCACATGAATGCTACTAGACAAAAATATATGAGTAGACATGGTTACTAGATAACAAACCTCCTCCATTGAAACGTTTGACGGCATTGCGCAAATACCCAAGACACTTACTGTCTCGGGTCTGCATGAATGCGAAAGCGGTCGAGGAAGGAGAGAAGAGGAAAGATCCATCTTGACATTGAAGTTTCAATAGCTTTTCCCAGTCTAAATCACGCATGCCCTCCAAACTATGCAGCAATGTTGTTGGTATCTTGTGCATTATCTCTTTGGGTATCCTATAAAGATTTCAACGTACGCCCAAATTTAATCCACATCTTAGTCAATATATAAAATATATATATATATATATATATATATATATATATATATATCTTATAATACGTATGCAAATATTATACGGAATAATTCTTTTTGGCTTTATGTGAAACTACATTGGACCCGTATATAAATACTTTCGAAAATGTTTATATAAAAATAGAATATTTAAAATTGTATATTTTTGGCCCAACACGCAAACCTTGTTAGCTTTAGCTCCTTCTTGGCGTATATATCCTTCAAGACCGGAGAATCGTACGGTACATCTATGTTTATTCCTCGAGCTATCTCAAGTAATGAAGGAAAGGCTACTTCGAATCCAATTGGCATATGCTCATCGTCTTCTTCTTCTAGCTTTCCGATATTTTCTCTAAAAAACATGATTCCTGAACAGGTAACTAGTAATTAATACTTCAAAATAATTTAAAATTAGTCCATATCAAACAATAATAAGGAAAAAGGATACGTTTCTTTTAACCTATATATATATATATATATATATGTGTGTGTATATATTAGTTTGAATGGCTATGGGAAAAAGATTTCAAACTTTTTAAAAAGAAGATTGATGTTTTTCATTCGATAAAAAGAAAGAAGATTGATGTTCTAACTCATAACTATAAAACAATGTATACTTTCTTTTCAGCCCACTATAAAAAAGGATTTGCGTTTTTTGCAGAAAGTCGAGATATTTTTTCATGTGTCCTAATTTTTTTTTGCAAATAAAAATAAATTACCTTTGTGGCATTGATGAGGAAAGAGATTCCATGATGTTAGAGCAACGACGCAGGCAAGTGTGTTGATGAGACGGTCATGATAAGAGAAGAGGTGGGCATCACCCCATGAACTATCGGAGAGTTGATTGTTGGCGATCCATTTCACGGCGGAGGGAAACGCGGGAGTTTCATCTCCGGCGTCGATCAAAGCAACCCAAGCTGTGTCATAAGCCGATATCGTAATTTCACCGTCACTTAAATTTCTCAAAATGGACTTCACTCTTTTCACTGCTTCTTCGATTGCAATATCATAACTTCCAACACTAATCTATTATTCAAAATGCACGAAACTATAATCAGCGCATATAATCATAACAACAGTTGAAATTAAATATGTGGCTTTGGTACCTTTAATGTAAACATACAAATGATACAATAACTATTTTTGATGGAATATAAAGTATAGATTCCGGGGGGAAATGTATAAATCAAGGTAAGAAGGAAGAGTGAATATTAATGAGGATATTTTTGGTGAATATTATTGACAAGAAAA
It encodes:
- the LOC106319036 gene encoding photosystem I reaction center subunit II-1, chloroplastic gives rise to the protein MAAQASGLFSSAVTTAATSGVKKLHLFTTSHRPRSLSFPKTAIRAEKTDSAAAAPAAAVKEEAPVGFTPPQLDPNTPSPIFAGSTGGLLRKAQVEEFYVITWNSPKEQIFEMPTGGAAIMREGPNLLKLARKEQCLALGTRLRSKYKINYQFYRVFPNGEVQYLHPKDGVYPEKANAGREGVGQNMRSIGKNVSPIEVKFTGKQSYDL
- the LOC106313827 gene encoding ent-copalyl diphosphate synthase, chloroplastic, translating into MSLQYYALNSIQSNNLFGTKTTVSPSSSSSLSSYVLKISGSPLSLGSDKPRSCSIYCTKLRTQGYPKSQEIQHEIPLIQWQQLQGDDAPQISVGSYDIAIEEAVKRVKSILRNLSDGEITISAYDTAWVALIDAGDETPAFPSAVKWIANNQLSDSSWGDAHLFSYHDRLINTLACVVALTSWNLFPHQCHKGIMFFRENIGKLEEEDDEHMPIGFEVAFPSLLEIARGINIDVPYDSPVLKDIYAKKELKLTRIPKEIMHKIPTTLLHSLEGMRDLDWEKLLKLQCQDGSFLFSPSSTAFAFMQTRDSKCLGYLRNAVKRFNGGVPNVFPVDLFEHIWIVDRLQRLGISRYFEEEIKECLDYVHRYWTDKGICWARCSHVQDIDDTAMAFRLLRLNGYKVSADVFKVFEKEGEFFCFAGQSNQAVTGMFNLYRASQLAFPREEILKNAQEFSSKYLQHKQEKGELLDKWIIMKDLPGEIGFALEIPWYASLPRVETRFYIEQYGGENDVWIGKTLYRMPYVNNNEYLELAKQDYNNCQALHQLEWDTFQKWYEENWLSEWGVSRSELLECYYLAAATIFEAERSHERMVWAKSSVLVKAIFSSFGESYDSRRSFFDQFRNYIANARQSDHHFNNRSIRLDRPRSVQASGLVGILIRTLNQISFDHYMSHGRDVISLLYQSWGGWLEKWKLDGNEGHGELLVKMIILMKNNDLTNFFTHPRFGRLSEIINRINLIAQYLKTMRNDKKEKTVKRMENEMEQMVELVLLEVDTFRDVSITFLDVAKAFYYSASCGDHLQTHIDKILFQKVL